One window of Oncorhynchus masou masou isolate Uvic2021 chromosome 33, UVic_Omas_1.1, whole genome shotgun sequence genomic DNA carries:
- the inavaa gene encoding innate immunity activator protein produces the protein MMEKEEISDTDSGIILNSGPDSPTSPVKDLTTHTRAMRLKHQVLEEKLELCLLEIKKLCIREAELTGKLPPDYPLLPDEKPPRVRRRIGASFKLDDRLIHQDGEDSELHSLEADLALQLQIVEAARRLSVEDHLSKPQKKSRLQQCKREEKKVKDLQEAVFQHRIRKECSSPPTNKKNNSAKHRDLCISDDSSLSDAVALDDDIDSGPLSPSASVDPLLQSSVGSLSLLSSSSQGSLQHSSGQSLVSSCSVEQTQTQSFSMGSNCSVEYPERSPIQNSPWRESSLDQPYLRPNKPLSACSSRSSSPVGTPVFPADSRVLPSHFPSIKNLALRHGQTHSSSAPSTPELNVRRQYSQSFRLPKSKPAHDLSEGRGRARLPRSRPEFLVRSPQYSPQLLYQSSSEDSSSEHSVPSYTSSPSRDNHIDREGPAPTEIPKLCPPPYGFHYGAKTPTSPAFNGSNSHRFYKNNNQHQSSPSLRRRMAEEGHCSPLSPQDLDSPLGRDLYLSPSKAPQPQHRHWEQERQGPPPLTPGRVLKLPLPYTHLVRTPSLREYPTHLARVQPREMVSEELKSWHQRNQFQNQLQKSRPGSLERHGSFRVKSPGVPHLPPYMQGPHQKVILQRAADGTPVQWFVEEDSEIVSQV, from the exons ATGATGGAAAAAGAGGAGATCAGTGACACTGACAGTGGGATCATACTCAACTCTG GTCCCGACAGCCCCACGTCGCCGGTCAAGGACTTGACCACTCACACCCGGGCCATGAGGCTGAAGCATCAGGTTCTGGAGGAGAAACTTGAACTGTGTCTACTGGAAATCAAAAAACTCTGCATCAGAGAGGCT GAGCTGACAGGAAAACTGCCGCCAGACTACCCTTTACTGCCTGATGAAAAGCCCCCTCGCGTTCGCAGGAGAATAGGAGCGTCCTTCAAACTGGACGACAGACTCATACAccaggatggagag GATTCAGAACTCCACTCCCTAGAAGCTGACCTGGCCTTGCAGCTCCAGATCGTTGAGGCAGCTCGTAGACTCTCAGTGGAGGATCACCTGTCTAAACCACAGAAGAAGAGCAGGCTGCAGCAGTgcaagagggaggagaagaaagtCAAGGATCTACAGGAAGCTGTGTTTCAGCACAGGATCAGGAAGGAGTGCTCCTCTCCACCAACTAACAAGAAAAATAACTCAGCCAAACACAGAG ATCTGTGCATTTCTGATGACAGCTCCCTGTCTGATGCAGTGGCCTTGGACGATG ACATCgactctggccctctctctccctcagcgtCTGTAGACCCACTCCTGCAATCCTCTGTGGGCTCCctgtccctcctgtcctcctcctcccagggCAGTCTCCAACACTCCTCTGGCCAGAGCCTCGTCTCCAGCTGCAGTGTGGagcagacccagacccagagctTCAGTATGGGCTCCAACTGCAGTGTGGAGTACCCTGAACGCTCCCCCATCCAGAACTCCCCCTGGAGAGAGTCTAGCCTGGACCAGCCCTACCTAAGACCCAACAAACCCCTCTCTGCCTGCAGCAGCAGGTCCAG CAGTCCAGTAGGGACCCCAGTGTTTCCTGCAGACAGTAGAGTCCTGCCCTCCCACTTCCCCTCCATTAAGAACCTGGCTCTGAGACATGGACAAACCCACTCCTCCAGCGCCCCCTCTACTCCAGAGCTGAACGTACGCAGACAGTACTCACAGTCCTTCAG ACTTCCCAAAAGTAAGCCCGCTCATGACCTGAGTGAAGGACGTGGGCGTGCCAGGTTGCCACGCAGCCGGCCGGAGTTCCTGGTTCGGTCTCCACAGTACTCTCCCCAGCTCTTGTACCAGTCCAGCTCTGAGGACAGCAGCTCTGAACACTCTGTCCCCTCCTACACCAGCTCCCCCAGCCGGGACAATCACATAGACAGGGAGGGCCCCGCACCCACCGAGATCCCCAAGCTCTGCCCTCCTCCCTACGGCTTCCACTACGGAGCTAAAACTCCCACCAGCCCTGCGTTCAATGGCTCCAACAGCCACAGATTTTACAAGAACAACaaccagcaccagtcctctcccagCTTGAGAAGGAGAATGGCGGAGGAAGGCCactgttcccctctgtctccgCAGGACCTGGACAGTCCCCTGGGGAGGGATCTCTACCTTTCCCCCTCCAAAGCCCCCCAGCCCCAGCACAGGCACTGGGAGCAGGAGAGACAGGGCCCCCCACCGTTAACCCCCGGGAGAGTTCTGAAGCTCCCACTCCCCTACACCCACCTCGTACGTACCCCGTCACTGAGGGAGTACCCCACACACCTCGCCCGGGTGCAGCCCAGGGAGATGGTGTCAGAGGAGCTCAAATCCTGGCACCAGCGGAACCAGTTCCAAAATCAGCTCCAGAAGTCCCGCCCGGGGTCCCTGGAACGGCACGGGTCATTCAGAGTAAAGAGCCCCGGGGTCCCTCACCTCCCGCCCTACATGCAG GGTCCCCACCAAAAGGTGATCCTCCAGAGGGCTGCAGATGGAACTCCAGTGCAGTGGTTTGTTGAAGAGGACTCAGAGATCGTTAGCCAGGTGTAA